The Malus sylvestris chromosome 14, drMalSylv7.2, whole genome shotgun sequence genome segment ctaGTTTTGACATTGAAAACAGAAACCGTGCACTCACCACATGATGCTATCACTGGATAGTCGGGGTGCCTTGCAATGGATCTTATACTACCTGAACACTTGCCCAAAAAGCATCCTAACAATTTCCCTGTAGTGAAACACAGCATTAATAGTCGGAAAAGAAAGATTACAGAGTAGCAAAAACAACATCAAGAAGTCTATACTATCGTTATATGTTTCCAGGGGGTAACACACAACCATTTTATCCCTATCCATAACACCAATAATGCCCTCAAATAGTGCAAAGGGACTTCCGCAGTGTACATTCCTGACACAGGCAGTTGATACACCAGTCATTCCATAATTTAGGTAGCAAGTACCATGCTCAACAGATGGCTATTTCTAACGTCGGAATTTCTAATCATGCCCAAATGGGCCAAATCCATAACTCAACTATTTTtgccaattcaattcaattcaaattgttcttaatttgattgatgGTACAGAATTCCTACAAGGTCTAATCTGACCCCACCACTTATCAGAATGTTCTAATAAGGTCAATGCACCTGTGCGTATGTCAAAAGAAGCTAGGTCGCCAGATCCATTCCCTGCATAGATTGTGTAGCCATCTATATCTTCCGCTACAGATTTAATAGCAGTCTCCcgaaaataaaatgatatgaCAGGTCTTCGCTGAGCAGAAATGTCATACAGACGAACCTGTCGAAAAAAAAGAGTCATAATAAGGTGCCAAGAGAATACTGTTCACATGAGCTACCAAGGAGTAGACATTCACTAAAGTCAACTTATAATTAACAACTTTATGTATAAACCGTTCATCTTTCAAGGGAATGAAGAGCTTCTAATATAATTAACAACTTGAAGCATTCTTACAGAGTAAAGGGAGCACTTTCCACAGGTAGTTTATTCCCAGctgaaaacaacaacaaaaccaaaCCTACTTAGGAGATTATTACCTCATGACCGTTGGTGCCAGCAACAAATTTACGATGATCATCTTTACTCAAGAATGTGGCAGATGTGAACCAAGTTGGGGTAAAGATGCCAAGGCTGTTTTTAGGAGGCTGCTCAGGGTAAAAAACGAGAATAAACGTCGGATATACTGATTGCAAAATACAAGAGTATATGTATCGGTTTCTTCAAGATATAATGAGAGAAGATAGAAATTCTCACAGGTTTGGCTGTCCAAATCTTGGCACAGCTGTCAAGATCCCAGACATTCATCTCAACACGCTTCCTGAATGTGAAAATAATAAGGTCGCCGCTTAGACCAATATTCTAGTGATGACAATCTTTGTTTAATGAAGACAAGTAGATTTTAAACCTCCTAGAATAAGTTACTCAACATGAGACCTCACCCTCCAAATAAGAAATAGTTTTCACTTCCATCCACTTTAGAACACGAGATACTGCCACCGGCACCCACACTCCATGTTCTTGAAGACCCAGAAGAAGCAACATCTGCTGCTGGTTTAGTCAATTCAAAGGATCTTATGCTTGCATTTCCATTTGTTGTACATGTAAGCAAAGTGCAAGACCTAGCAGAGAATAATTTAAACAATATCGGCAACTGTATGCATAGAAGGATAACTCCACTGATTTCAATAACATTGACATAAGAATATAGAAGAACTTGGGACGCCCCTCATTGGTTAAAGCTTAAGAAAAGTTGGTTTTCAGGGGACATTTATATAGGTTGGTATACATGCTAACAATTGAACTAAAACGAAAAACAAACAACTGAAACATGCAAGAGGGATCTGTTGGTGCATGTATTATTCCACAAACCAGTGCACCAGAAAGTGGACCTGTACAATCTAAGTGTAATGCAACACACTCAAAATTGGAGTAAAAAAGAATATTAGAAAATTAGTGAACCTAAAATTGAACACCCAAGCATACCCAACCCCGAGCATCCTAAAATGATTTAGTACTCTAAATTTATTAGAAATTCCAGCAATCAACTTATGTCGCAAACAAAAACTTTGGGATTGTAAGGTTTCTCATTGTCGTTGGTATTGGCAGAAAACCAGGAAATCACAGAAGTCATCTCACCTAGAAGCCAATTCCGAATTCTTTTTGGCAAACAAATGTAATCCAGCAACAGGGTCGTCCCCACTGTTATCACTAGAATTGGTGACTGCGATGCGGAGACCACCATTAAGAGGATTTAGAACCTCAATCTGTAAGACATACAAGCACACAACAGTTATCAGCCCCTGTAACTAATAACACGGAAACCCCGAATTGCTCCCACATATTCATAGTCCAAAGACGCCACTCACCGTCCCATTTCTTCTGGCAACAGCTAGTAACTGCAACAATCCAAAAAGGGGAAATTTTAATCACTCCATCCTTTCACATTTTTACCTCAAAAAAACAGAGCATAAAGCATATTCTGACACACGCGTGATAAAAATGCAGTCTTTCAATTACCCAAAACGCATTATATTCACCCTATATAATTTCTAACGCAAAAAACAAGCAGAGAAACTGATACCGGGTCGGATTTTCGGTCATCGATAGAGGCGGCGAGCACGCTTTTAGACGAATCGGGTTCGCCCCATCTCTCAACCACCTTAGGTTCTGCTCTTCCTTGCTGACCCCGAGCTTCAATAACTAGAAAAAAAAACGaagagaaaattgagttttagaCATTTAGCAAAAGAATTAGCCGTTGATGCTGGTTGATTAAGAAAAGAGCAGGAGAAGATTTACCTTTGATGAGACCAAGCTCGTCGAAGGTTAGAGCTCGAAGTGGAGGGCAACCTGGGCACTCAAGAGTGGTCGTACGAGGCATGGTGGTTTTCTTTGTTTCTCTGCTTCTAACTCCTCGCACACAGATGGGAGAAAGACAGAAACCCCTTAAACCCTAGCTTTTCAATAAAATGCTTTTTGGTACCCTTGGTTTTAGGTAATTCTCTTTCTGCCCCTTGCTTTACCATTGTTTTACTTTTTAGTtcacttattattattattattatgttgtaaaatcgacggggtgtgcagtggaataaatgaaataagacacaaaatttacaagGTTCCTCTACAATTAGTGTGATTGGAGTACGTCCTCAGGCTAgtagtggtgctttcattataatttagaataataaaagtacaaaaataactctCTCTATCATCTCATCTCCtgttcctctcttttctctcttcctcttccgtgAACTTCTTACTTTCATCCTTAGGTGTGTTGTGTTCCATAAGACTTGCTTTTATAGAAGCAAATCACGAGTAACATAGTGAAAGGCATATTAGTGGAGTTAGTTAACATTCCATCcaataaaaacaaattgaagTGGATTAGTGGCCAACCATCTAGTCACCTTTACAAcatattattattactattattattattattatttttggtaCCCTTGGTTTTAGGTAATTCTCTTTCTGCCCCATGCTTtaccatattattattattattattattattactattattattattattattattattattattcatcacaAGTAGGTATTTGTAGATGAGTTGAGATCCTATATGGAACTCACTGTTCGGCGCTGAAGACCAGCAAATCTGAATCGTTCAAAAGAGATAGAGAAAGATCTGGGGCCTTGGTTTAGTGAGGTGGCCAACAAAATGAGTTAGTTGGAATCGTCAGATTAAGTGGTATCAATTTGTTGGTCTTTGAACATTGGACAATGAGATGCGAAGAGAATCTCAACTTTTTGTATACAACTACTATCCTAATTCCTAGAATTCCAAAAGACATTACAACACTACCAACACTTCATAAATGATCAAAGCATAGTAAAATTTTCTAGATTTGACTTTGGGATATCACGACTCACAACAGTTTTAATTTCTCAAATCACATGTAGCTAAAATTCGTAGTCAAAACTAGAGAGCCAAAACATTAATATTCATAACTAATACCGCCATTGTGGCATCGTGTACCACGAAAGTCTGTATccacaaaaaagaaacaaaaaaggcACTAAAAGATCAAGGTCTTCAATCAAAACATGAATTTCAAATTGTAACACAAGAAAATGTCTACATATAAAAGTAAGACCCAAATAATGCCACTTAGTATTAGGGTTt includes the following:
- the LOC126600196 gene encoding uncharacterized protein LOC126600196 encodes the protein MPRTTTLECPGCPPLRALTFDELGLIKVIEARGQQGRAEPKVVERWGEPDSSKSVLAASIDDRKSDPLLAVARRNGTIEVLNPLNGGLRIAVTNSSDNSGDDPVAGLHLFAKKNSELASRSCTLLTCTTNGNASIRSFELTKPAADVASSGSSRTWSVGAGGSISCSKVDGSENYFLFGGKRVEMNVWDLDSCAKIWTAKPPPKNSLGIFTPTWFTSATFLSKDDHRKFVAGTNGHEVRLYDISAQRRPVISFYFRETAIKSVAEDIDGYTIYAGNGSGDLASFDIRTGKLLGCFLGKCSGSIRSIARHPDYPVIASCGLDSYLRLWNVKTRQLLSAVYLKQHLSNVLFDSNFADEEAEIVNPPTDRLQHDELSVAERDEGETRPVKKKKSKEKNGSKKEAKEKGRNKEEVSSLGRRDDSETLPVKRKKSKENKGSEKEASEESGCKKLKSKKSSKRPKREDVDSTS